One Agrococcus jenensis genomic region harbors:
- the argH gene encoding argininosuccinate lyase, whose product MSDQQGTNEGSLWGGRFASGPSPEMARLSKSTHFDWRLAQLDIRGSKAHATALHVAGLLDDAELTAMRAALDELSDRVRSGAFAAAASDEDVHGALERGLIEIVGPELGGRLRAGRSRNDQIATLVRVWMLEETDEVERGIRAVIEALRMQADAHPTAPMPGRTHLQHAQPVLLAHHLLAHAWPLLRDLERLADWRVRASESPYGAGALAGSTLGLDPAVVADELGLAAPSPNSIDATSARDVVAELTFVLTMTAIDLSRLAEEVIFWSTRDVGFARLHDGFSTGSSIMPQKKNPDIAELARGKAGRLIGDHAGLLATLKALPLAYNRDLQEDKEPVFDAVDQLQVLLPAFAGMVATLDFDEARMREGAAAGYALATDVAEWLVKRRVPFREAHEISGALVRLCEQRGIELDEASDDEYRSVSEHLTPEVREVLTVDGAIASRDGIGGTARSAVDAQLATLDARLARLDGR is encoded by the coding sequence ATGAGCGACCAGCAGGGCACGAACGAGGGATCGCTGTGGGGCGGCCGGTTCGCCTCCGGCCCCAGCCCCGAGATGGCGCGGCTGTCGAAGTCGACGCACTTCGACTGGCGGCTCGCGCAGCTCGACATCCGCGGCTCGAAGGCGCATGCCACCGCGCTGCACGTCGCCGGGCTGCTCGACGACGCGGAGCTCACCGCGATGCGGGCGGCGCTCGACGAGCTGAGCGACCGGGTCCGCAGCGGTGCGTTCGCCGCGGCGGCGTCCGATGAGGACGTGCACGGCGCCCTCGAGCGCGGCCTCATCGAGATCGTCGGGCCGGAGCTCGGCGGCCGGCTCCGCGCCGGCCGCTCCCGCAACGACCAGATCGCGACGCTCGTGCGCGTGTGGATGCTCGAGGAGACCGACGAGGTCGAGCGCGGCATCCGCGCGGTGATCGAGGCGCTGCGCATGCAGGCCGATGCGCATCCGACCGCGCCGATGCCGGGCCGCACCCACCTGCAGCACGCGCAGCCGGTGCTGCTCGCGCACCACCTGCTCGCGCACGCCTGGCCGCTGCTGCGCGACCTCGAGCGGCTCGCCGACTGGCGGGTGCGCGCGAGCGAGTCGCCCTACGGCGCCGGTGCGCTCGCCGGCTCGACGCTCGGGCTCGACCCGGCCGTCGTCGCGGACGAGCTGGGGCTCGCGGCGCCGAGCCCGAACTCCATCGACGCGACGAGCGCGCGCGACGTCGTCGCCGAGCTGACCTTCGTGCTGACGATGACGGCGATCGACCTCTCGCGGCTCGCCGAGGAGGTCATCTTCTGGTCGACGCGCGATGTCGGCTTCGCGAGGCTGCACGACGGGTTCTCGACCGGGTCGTCGATCATGCCGCAGAAGAAGAACCCCGACATCGCCGAGCTCGCCCGCGGCAAGGCGGGCAGGCTCATCGGCGACCACGCCGGCCTGCTCGCGACGCTCAAGGCGCTGCCGCTCGCGTACAACCGCGACCTGCAGGAGGACAAGGAGCCCGTCTTCGACGCCGTCGACCAGCTGCAGGTGCTGCTGCCGGCCTTCGCCGGGATGGTCGCCACCCTCGACTTCGACGAGGCCAGGATGCGCGAGGGCGCGGCCGCCGGCTACGCGCTCGCGACCGACGTCGCCGAGTGGCTCGTGAAGCGGCGCGTGCCGTTCCGCGAGGCCCACGAGATCTCTGGCGCGCTCGTGCGGCTGTGCGAGCAGCGCGGCATCGAGCTCGACGAGGCGAGCGACGACGAGTACCGGAGCGTGAGCGAGCACCTGACGCCCGAGGTGCGCGAGGTGCTGACGGTCGACGGGGCCATCGCGTCGCGCGACGGCATCGGCGGCACGGCTCGCAGCGCGGTCGATGCGCAGCTCGCGACCCTCGACGCGCGCCTCGCGCGCCTCGACGGCCGCTGA
- a CDS encoding HAD-IIA family hydrolase, with protein MALFRKSAAATPLDGIDCLYIDLDGVVYQGAAAIPHAVDSIRATGLPTAYLTNNASRTDADVAEHLSSFGLEVRPDQVVTSPQAAMRLLAPHLEPGDPVLVVGGAGIVVEIESRGWRVVRAAADRPKAVVQGFHPEVGWKDLAEAAFALQRKPEDGGIPWIATNGDWTIPVAGGIAPGNGTLVSAVHTAVGRLAEFAGKPETPMFELATDRFGAKAPAMIGDRLDTDILGARRTGIRSILVLTGIDRGASLIGADASMRPDHVIEDLRGLTAPILPLRETLETSTGDVYFEVGTAAVRRSGIDISLVRAGERPVDTIRAACAAVWSADRPVLGLRVAPELLAL; from the coding sequence ATGGCGCTCTTCCGCAAGAGTGCCGCGGCGACCCCGCTCGACGGCATCGACTGCCTGTACATCGATCTCGACGGCGTCGTCTACCAGGGCGCGGCCGCGATCCCGCACGCCGTCGACAGCATCCGAGCGACGGGGCTGCCCACCGCGTACCTGACGAACAACGCGTCCCGCACCGACGCCGACGTCGCCGAGCACCTGTCGTCCTTCGGCCTCGAGGTGCGACCCGACCAGGTCGTGACGAGCCCGCAGGCCGCGATGCGGCTGCTCGCCCCGCACCTCGAGCCGGGCGATCCCGTGCTCGTCGTCGGGGGAGCGGGCATCGTCGTCGAGATCGAGTCGCGCGGGTGGCGGGTCGTGCGCGCTGCCGCTGATCGGCCGAAGGCTGTCGTGCAGGGCTTCCACCCCGAGGTCGGCTGGAAGGATCTCGCCGAGGCGGCGTTCGCGCTGCAGCGGAAGCCCGAGGACGGCGGCATCCCCTGGATCGCGACGAACGGGGACTGGACGATCCCCGTCGCCGGCGGCATCGCGCCGGGCAACGGCACCCTGGTCTCCGCGGTGCACACCGCGGTCGGCCGGCTCGCGGAGTTCGCAGGCAAGCCCGAGACGCCGATGTTCGAGCTCGCGACCGATCGCTTCGGCGCCAAGGCGCCGGCGATGATCGGCGATCGCCTCGACACCGACATCCTCGGCGCCCGCCGCACCGGCATCCGCTCGATCCTCGTGCTGACCGGCATCGACCGCGGCGCGAGCCTCATCGGTGCGGATGCGTCGATGCGGCCCGACCACGTGATCGAGGACCTGCGCGGACTGACCGCGCCGATCCTGCCGCTGCGCGAGACCCTCGAGACATCGACGGGCGACGTCTACTTCGAGGTGGGGACCGCCGCGGTGCGCCGCTCCGGCATCGACATCTCGCTCGTGCGCGCCGGCGAGCGTCCGGTCGACACGATCCGCGCTGCGTGCGCGGCGGTCTGGTCGGCCGACCGCCCGGTCCTCGGGCTCCGCGTCGCGCCGGAGCTGCTCGCGCTCTGA
- the argF gene encoding ornithine carbamoyltransferase, producing MTRHFLRDDDLSPAEQREVLERAVRMKQDRYGERPLDGPRSVAVIFDKSSTRTRVSFHVGISDLGGSPLIISTASSQLGGKETAADTARVLERQVAAIVWRTYAQAGLEEMAAGTTVPVVNALSDDFHPCQLLADLLTMQEHKGELAGLTVAFVGDGRSNMAQSYLLACATAGMHVRVGAPAEYVPESSVVADAQRIAAETGGSATVVTSATEAVAGADVVVTDTWVSMGKEDEKAERVATFGGFKVDQALMDLASPDAVFMHCLPADRGFEVTADVIDGPQSIIWDEAENRLHAQKALLAWLLERADA from the coding sequence ATGACCCGCCACTTCCTCCGCGACGACGACCTGAGCCCCGCCGAGCAGCGCGAGGTGCTCGAGCGCGCGGTGCGGATGAAGCAGGACCGCTACGGCGAGCGCCCGCTCGACGGCCCCCGCTCGGTCGCCGTGATCTTCGACAAGTCGTCGACGCGCACGCGCGTGTCGTTCCACGTCGGCATCTCCGACCTCGGCGGCTCGCCGCTCATCATCTCGACCGCGTCGAGCCAGCTCGGCGGCAAGGAGACCGCGGCCGACACCGCTCGCGTGCTCGAGCGCCAGGTGGCCGCGATCGTGTGGCGCACCTACGCGCAGGCGGGCCTCGAGGAGATGGCCGCCGGGACGACGGTGCCGGTCGTGAACGCGCTCTCCGACGACTTCCACCCGTGCCAGCTGCTCGCCGACCTGCTCACGATGCAGGAGCACAAGGGCGAGCTCGCGGGCCTCACCGTCGCCTTCGTCGGCGACGGCCGGTCGAACATGGCGCAGTCCTACCTGCTCGCGTGCGCGACCGCCGGCATGCACGTGCGCGTCGGCGCGCCGGCCGAGTACGTGCCGGAGTCGAGCGTGGTCGCGGATGCGCAGCGCATCGCCGCCGAGACGGGCGGCAGCGCGACGGTCGTGACGAGCGCGACCGAGGCTGTCGCCGGCGCCGACGTCGTCGTCACCGACACCTGGGTGTCGATGGGCAAGGAGGACGAGAAGGCCGAGCGCGTCGCGACCTTCGGCGGCTTCAAGGTCGACCAGGCGCTCATGGACCTCGCGTCGCCCGACGCGGTCTTCATGCACTGCCTGCCCGCCGACCGCGGCTTCGAGGTGACGGCCGACGTCATCGACGGCCCGCAGTCGATCATCTGGGACGAGGCGGAGAACCGGCTGCACGCGCAGAAGGCGCTGCTCGCGTGGCTGCTCGAGCGGGCCGACGCATGA
- the tyrS gene encoding tyrosine--tRNA ligase, which yields MIDPAPIQLDPAFDNVWDELQYRGSVHVSTDPEALRTLLGGDPITFYCGFDPTAPSLHLGNLAQLIVMRRLQLAGHRPLALVGGSTGLIGDPKPTSERQLNTRETVAEWVTYLQAQVLRFLSDEGESAVRLVNNLDWTAPLSTVDFLREVGKHFRVGTMLRKDAVAARMESDEGISYAEFSYQVLQGMDFLELHRRYGCLMQTGGSDQWGNLTAGTELLRKAEGVHAHAIGTPLITDAEGRKFGKSEGNAVWLDANLTTPYAMYQFWLNQDDAIVVQLLKSFTFLPQERIEQLATATAEAPFRREAQRVLAIEATSFIHGADATQQAIDASQALFGSGDLAALDLPTLAAAVGSLDKQATATPDAPVLQLLQETGLVDSLSDGRRAIAQGGVSVNNERIDDPGATLDGRLLHGRFAVLRRGKKTLAGVDAAPAA from the coding sequence GTGATCGATCCCGCGCCCATCCAGCTCGACCCCGCATTCGACAACGTGTGGGACGAGCTGCAGTACCGCGGCAGCGTGCACGTCTCGACCGATCCTGAGGCGCTGCGCACGCTGCTCGGCGGCGACCCGATCACCTTCTACTGCGGCTTCGACCCGACCGCGCCGAGCCTGCACCTCGGCAACCTCGCGCAGCTGATCGTGATGCGCCGGCTGCAGCTCGCTGGCCACCGGCCGCTCGCCCTCGTGGGTGGCTCGACCGGCCTCATCGGCGATCCGAAGCCGACGAGCGAGCGGCAGCTCAACACGCGGGAGACCGTCGCCGAGTGGGTGACCTACCTGCAGGCGCAGGTGCTGCGCTTCCTCTCGGACGAGGGGGAGAGCGCCGTGCGGCTCGTCAACAACCTCGACTGGACGGCGCCGCTGTCGACGGTCGACTTCCTCCGCGAGGTGGGCAAGCACTTCCGCGTCGGCACCATGCTCCGCAAGGACGCGGTCGCGGCGCGGATGGAGTCCGACGAGGGCATCTCCTACGCCGAGTTCAGCTATCAGGTGCTGCAGGGGATGGACTTCCTCGAGCTGCACCGGCGGTACGGCTGCCTGATGCAGACCGGCGGCAGCGACCAGTGGGGCAACCTGACCGCCGGCACGGAGCTGCTGCGGAAGGCCGAGGGCGTGCATGCGCACGCGATCGGCACCCCGCTCATCACCGACGCCGAGGGCCGCAAGTTCGGCAAGAGCGAGGGCAACGCCGTCTGGCTCGACGCCAACCTGACGACGCCGTACGCGATGTACCAGTTCTGGCTCAACCAGGACGACGCGATCGTCGTGCAGCTGCTCAAGTCGTTCACGTTCCTGCCGCAGGAGCGGATCGAGCAGCTGGCGACCGCCACCGCCGAGGCGCCCTTCCGGCGCGAGGCGCAGCGGGTGCTCGCGATCGAGGCGACGTCGTTCATCCACGGCGCGGACGCGACGCAGCAGGCGATCGACGCATCGCAGGCGCTGTTCGGCAGCGGCGACCTCGCCGCCCTGGACCTCCCGACGCTCGCCGCCGCGGTCGGATCGCTCGACAAGCAGGCGACCGCGACGCCGGATGCGCCGGTGCTGCAGCTGCTGCAGGAGACCGGTCTCGTCGACTCGCTCTCCGACGGCAGGCGCGCGATCGCCCAGGGCGGGGTGTCGGTGAACAACGAGCGGATCGACGACCCGGGCGCCACGCTCGACGGTCGGCTGCTGCACGGGCGCTTCGCCGTGCTGCGGCGCGGCAAGAAGACGCTCGCGGGCGTCGACGCCGCCCCCGCAGCCTGA